One genomic segment of Arcobacter porcinus includes these proteins:
- the fic gene encoding protein adenylyltransferase Fic: MKNIDKESLDKAYHLFDSKDINKIEVGTLKGLQEIHKYLFDGLYPFAGEIRELNISKGGFRFANSLYLKEILPKIEQMPQTDFKEIIEKYVEMNIAHPFLEGNGRTMRIWLDMILKKELKKVVDWQYVNKDLYLQAMERSPINDLEIRTLLGENLTDKIDDREVIFKGIEQSYYYEGYEIVNTLKY, from the coding sequence ATGAAAAATATAGATAAAGAGAGTTTAGATAAAGCCTATCATTTATTTGATAGTAAAGATATAAATAAAATTGAAGTAGGAACTTTAAAAGGCTTACAAGAAATACATAAATATCTTTTTGATGGTCTTTATCCATTTGCTGGAGAGATAAGAGAACTAAATATCTCAAAAGGTGGATTTAGATTTGCTAATAGCTTATATCTAAAAGAGATATTACCAAAAATAGAACAAATGCCACAAACTGATTTTAAAGAGATTATTGAGAAGTATGTTGAAATGAATATAGCTCATCCATTTTTAGAAGGAAATGGTAGAACTATGAGAATTTGGCTAGATATGATACTCAAAAAAGAACTTAAGAAAGTTGTTGATTGGCAATATGTAAATAAAGATTTATATTTACAAGCAATGGAAAGAAGCCCTATAAATGATTTAGAAATAAGAACACTATTAGGTGAAAACTTAACTGATAAAATAGATGATAGAGAAGTTATATTTAAAGGAATTGAACAATCATATTATTATGAAGGATATGAGATAGTTAATACTTTAAAATATTAA
- a CDS encoding IS110 family transposase, whose product MYYVGIDIAKSFHVVTIIDENEVKVTQKPIRVTNCIDGFSKFITKLETISSNTNDFIIGLEATGIYGENLWEFLNSHGFNVKLLNPFQTTRYREQHTMKKVKNDNIDSWIIALFLKDGKYSSGYVTDDEYQSLRTLYRNRASIQSDMKEVKKRILTQVTVTFPELENFIDIFSITGLALLDKYPTAHHYKHSSVDRILKIFRHIQGNSFNNQKAIEVLELAKNSIYSGKAKDARAIAIKSSIRLLKIYQEELSILEEEILALLEKNGIKEEKDVPTNSLIENLKTIPGVSSKTIAAVISECGDLSRFKTPIKFIGYLGLFPTENSSGNSKSTGHLSKRGSSLAKHALYMASVSCLLHNKELKQYYDTKKSQGKSKQEGIIAVARKLATIIYSIFRYNTPYDPSRVFSKS is encoded by the coding sequence ATGTATTATGTTGGAATTGATATTGCTAAAAGCTTTCATGTTGTTACTATCATTGATGAGAATGAAGTAAAAGTTACACAAAAACCTATAAGAGTTACAAACTGTATTGATGGATTTTCAAAGTTTATTACTAAACTTGAAACTATTTCATCAAATACAAATGATTTTATAATTGGTCTTGAAGCAACTGGTATTTATGGTGAAAACCTTTGGGAGTTTTTAAATTCTCATGGGTTTAATGTTAAACTATTAAATCCATTTCAAACAACTAGATATAGAGAACAACACACAATGAAGAAAGTAAAAAACGACAACATAGATTCTTGGATCATAGCTTTATTTTTAAAAGATGGTAAATATAGTTCAGGTTATGTAACTGATGACGAATATCAGAGTTTAAGAACTTTATATCGTAATCGTGCTTCTATACAATCAGACATGAAAGAAGTAAAGAAGAGAATACTTACTCAAGTAACAGTTACATTTCCAGAACTTGAAAATTTTATTGATATATTTAGCATCACAGGGCTTGCACTTTTAGATAAATATCCAACTGCACACCACTATAAACATAGTAGTGTTGACAGGATACTTAAAATTTTTAGACATATTCAAGGAAATAGTTTTAATAACCAAAAGGCTATAGAGGTTTTAGAGTTAGCAAAAAACTCTATTTATTCAGGTAAAGCCAAAGATGCAAGAGCTATTGCTATTAAAAGTTCTATTAGACTTCTTAAAATATATCAAGAAGAACTATCTATATTAGAAGAAGAGATATTAGCACTTCTTGAAAAAAATGGTATTAAAGAGGAAAAAGATGTTCCAACTAATTCATTGATTGAGAACTTAAAAACTATTCCTGGAGTTTCATCTAAAACTATTGCTGCAGTTATTAGTGAATGTGGAGATCTATCAAGATTTAAAACACCTATTAAATTTATTGGTTATCTTGGATTATTTCCAACAGAAAATAGCTCAGGTAATTCCAAATCTACAGGTCATTTAAGCAAAAGAGGTTCTTCTTTAGCTAAACATGCTTTATATATGGCAAGTGTTAGTTGTTTATTACACAACAAAGAACTAAAACAATATTATGATACAAAAAAGTCTCAAGGTAAATCCAAACAGGAGGGAATTATTGCTGTTGCTAGAAAACTTGCAACCATAATTTACTCTATATTTAGATACAACACTCCATATGATCCATCTCGTGTATTTTCTAAGTCATAA